The following coding sequences are from one Prochlorococcus marinus CUG1438 window:
- the nuoK gene encoding NADH-quinone oxidoreductase subunit NuoK produces the protein MNLESIPIQAFLVVSSALFCIGIWGLLNSRNAVRVLMSIELMLNAVNINLMAFSSYIDNNLIQGQVFTIFVITVAAAEAAVGLAILLSLYRNRVTVDMESFNLLKW, from the coding sequence ATGAATTTAGAATCAATTCCTATTCAAGCTTTTTTAGTAGTGTCCTCAGCACTATTTTGCATTGGTATTTGGGGATTATTAAATAGCCGAAATGCAGTCAGAGTTCTTATGAGTATTGAATTAATGCTCAATGCGGTAAATATTAACTTGATGGCATTTTCTTCCTATATCGATAATAATTTAATTCAAGGACAAGTTTTTACAATTTTTGTGATTACTGTTGCAGCGGCAGAAGCAGCTGTTGGATTAGCTATATTGTTATCGCTTTACAGGAATAGAGTGACTGTAGATATGGAAAGTTTTAATTTATTAAAATGGTAA